In Streptomyces sannanensis, the DNA window GCAGCCGAGGACGAGCGCGAGGGCACCGGCCGATCCGGTGGCCTTGATGACGGCGAGCGTGAGGGCGACGGGGATCACTGCGTCGCCGAGAAGGGAGAGCGTGCGGCCGGCGAAGAGCAGTCGGAAGGAGCGGGTACGGAGGGGATGAGGCATGACGCGCAATGTATTTCGCTGTCGAATTATTCGTCAACGAAATACTTTTGGTGCGGGCGTACGATCGACCGCATGGAACCCCGCGACTGGACCGACGGGCACGTGGAGCTCTGGCTGCCCGTCCTGCCCGACCTCGACCCCGACATCGAGGGTGCGGTCACCCGGATGCAGAAACTGTCGGTGCATCTGCGCCGGGTGCGGGAGCAGTCCCTGGTCGACGTCGACCTGGAACGCCATGAGTTCGACACCCTGCACAAGCTCGCGGGCCGCGGCGGCACCGCGACACCGTCGCAGCTCGCCGCCGACCTCGACCTCGCCCCTGCCTCGGTCACCGGCCGCCTCGACGGCCTGGAACGGCGCGGCCTGGTCCACCGCACGCCGTCCAAGACCGACCGCCGCCGGGTCGACGTCGAACTGACCGCCGCCGGGCGGTCGATCTGGGCGGGCGCGATGGATGAGCTCGGGCACGAGGAGCACCGGCTGCTGGGC includes these proteins:
- a CDS encoding MarR family winged helix-turn-helix transcriptional regulator, whose product is MEPRDWTDGHVELWLPVLPDLDPDIEGAVTRMQKLSVHLRRVREQSLVDVDLERHEFDTLHKLAGRGGTATPSQLAADLDLAPASVTGRLDGLERRGLVHRTPSKTDRRRVDVELTAAGRSIWAGAMDELGHEEHRLLGVLSPDERKQLNDMLRQIMVVAEEGGGAHWDH